The following proteins come from a genomic window of Pelotomaculum isophthalicicum JI:
- a CDS encoding phage tail family protein, with protein MELTYINADGRSITLKQSRPYFLTKIDGTGNIRQTVNTFKAPDQDGAFYISSTLDMRNIILEGTVVADTPDEAFSRRQRFLQIFSPKLNGTLIYRERQIACVVEEAGFTVSTRQRIPNFFVSLLCPSPFFETLNEVREELASWIPLFEFELEIPESGMEFGMRQPSQIITVDNIGDVSCGCEIVFQALGTVTNPELLNIDTGEYIRLLTTMNAGDELRVYTHFAGKRVVSINGSVVTNAFSLLDTNSVFFQLAAGINTLRYDASVNMELLEVSIYYRPQFLGV; from the coding sequence ATGGAACTTACTTATATTAATGCAGATGGCAGAAGCATTACGCTTAAACAAAGCCGCCCGTATTTCCTTACCAAGATAGACGGCACAGGCAACATACGTCAGACCGTTAACACCTTCAAGGCACCAGATCAGGACGGTGCTTTTTATATTTCCTCTACACTGGATATGCGAAACATCATACTGGAGGGTACTGTCGTAGCAGATACTCCTGACGAGGCTTTTTCGCGACGACAGCGCTTCCTTCAGATATTTAGCCCTAAGCTGAATGGAACACTCATCTATCGTGAACGGCAAATTGCCTGCGTTGTAGAAGAAGCGGGTTTTACCGTTTCCACCAGGCAGCGCATACCCAACTTTTTTGTCAGTCTGCTTTGCCCGTCTCCCTTCTTTGAGACGCTTAATGAAGTGCGCGAGGAACTGGCATCTTGGATACCTTTATTCGAGTTTGAACTGGAAATACCTGAAAGTGGTATGGAATTTGGAATGCGCCAGCCTAGCCAGATCATCACGGTGGACAACATCGGCGATGTTTCCTGCGGGTGCGAGATCGTGTTCCAGGCGCTAGGCACTGTTACGAATCCAGAACTCTTAAATATAGACACAGGGGAATACATCCGCCTTCTTACTACAATGAATGCTGGTGATGAACTTCGTGTATATACCCATTTCGCTGGTAAGCGCGTAGTCAGCATCAACGGTTCTGTGGTAACGAATGCTTTCTCCTTGCTGGACACCAATTCGGTATTTTTCCAGCTTGCAGCAGGCATTAACACTTTGCGCTACGATGCTTCAGTCAATATGGAACTGCTGGAAGTCAGCATTTACTATCGTCCGCAGTTTCTGGGGGTGTGA
- a CDS encoding phage tail protein has product MADNFGLKIGVEGEREFKQALSDINQSFKVLGSEMTLVTSQFDKNDKSIQSVTARNAVLNKEIDAQKDKIATLKAALDNASSSFGENDRRTQNWQIQLNKAQAELNGMERELEQSTIEADNLGAELEDSGKSAEDAGGRFDKLGGVLKGIGVAMGAVAVAAGAAAIKLGKEVVTQFGELEQNLGGSEAVFGAYAASIQKTGEEAYKNLGISQSEYLATANKMGALFQGSGIQQQKSLELTEKAMQRAADMASVMGIDMSMAMEAVTGAAKGNFTMMDNLGVAMNATNIQAYALAKGLDFTWNTATQAEKAEVAMQMFFENTEQYAGNFAKESTQTISGSIGLLQAAVGSFTAGLGNANADMTNLTENLVDAFKAVVTNIVPVLENIVAALPTATGAILAAVADLLPMLLELVTNIFTQVLETILNLLPELIPAAVSALMTIVGALIDNLPLLINAAIELVTALVDGIGIALPQLIPAAVSAVTKIVQGLIENLPMLLDAALQLIIGLAQGLVEAIPQLVSALPAIIEAVVDFLIESIPEIIDAGIQLLTSLVTALPTIITAVVEAIPQIIDSIINAVIGSIPMIIDAGIRLLISLIQALPQIITTVVAAIPKIITSLVNAIVGNIDKIILAGVQLFVALIANLPRIIVEVVKAVPQIISGLVRAFTGYISSMAQVGGNLIKGLWNGISDAGAWLWSKISGFFGNVVSKIKNFFGINSPSTLFAGIGRNMGEGIGVGFEDAMTAVSRDMQNAVPTNFDLNYRGLSGQGSTNGTSITQNLSVVTPRALSEKELAREFKNLSRKLALEL; this is encoded by the coding sequence ATGGCGGACAATTTTGGTTTGAAAATTGGCGTTGAGGGCGAGCGTGAATTTAAGCAAGCTCTCTCCGATATCAATCAGTCCTTTAAGGTACTGGGAAGTGAAATGACCCTTGTAACCAGCCAGTTTGATAAAAATGATAAATCCATACAGTCGGTTACCGCCCGTAATGCGGTTTTGAATAAAGAGATCGATGCACAGAAAGATAAGATTGCTACTCTTAAAGCTGCTCTTGATAACGCCTCCTCCTCTTTTGGCGAAAATGACCGCCGTACGCAGAATTGGCAGATTCAGCTGAACAAGGCACAAGCGGAACTCAATGGTATGGAACGTGAACTTGAGCAGTCCACAATCGAAGCTGATAATCTTGGTGCAGAATTAGAGGATTCGGGTAAAAGTGCAGAAGATGCTGGTGGCAGGTTTGATAAACTCGGTGGCGTACTCAAGGGAATCGGTGTAGCAATGGGTGCTGTTGCCGTTGCCGCAGGAGCCGCTGCTATTAAGTTAGGCAAAGAAGTAGTCACGCAATTTGGAGAGTTGGAGCAAAACTTGGGCGGATCAGAGGCGGTTTTCGGCGCATACGCTGCGTCTATTCAGAAAACCGGTGAAGAAGCCTATAAAAATCTGGGTATCTCTCAAAGCGAGTATCTTGCTACTGCCAATAAAATGGGTGCGTTGTTCCAAGGTTCTGGTATACAGCAACAGAAAAGCCTTGAACTAACCGAAAAAGCCATGCAACGTGCTGCGGACATGGCATCCGTCATGGGTATTGACATGTCTATGGCGATGGAGGCTGTAACAGGTGCAGCAAAAGGCAACTTCACCATGATGGATAACCTCGGTGTTGCTATGAACGCTACTAACATCCAAGCCTACGCTCTTGCAAAGGGTCTGGACTTTACTTGGAATACCGCAACACAAGCGGAAAAAGCCGAAGTTGCAATGCAGATGTTTTTTGAGAACACCGAGCAGTATGCGGGCAACTTTGCGAAAGAATCAACTCAGACCATTTCTGGTTCGATTGGATTGTTACAAGCTGCGGTTGGCTCTTTTACAGCTGGACTTGGCAATGCCAATGCGGATATGACCAATCTGACTGAGAATCTTGTTGATGCTTTCAAGGCAGTTGTCACTAATATCGTACCGGTTTTAGAGAATATAGTAGCAGCATTACCGACAGCAACGGGCGCAATTTTAGCAGCAGTGGCAGACTTGCTTCCAATGCTTCTTGAATTAGTCACAAATATATTCACGCAGGTACTGGAAACAATTTTAAACCTCTTACCGGAACTTATCCCGGCGGCGGTAAGTGCTCTAATGACAATTGTTGGGGCGTTGATTGATAATCTTCCATTGCTCATAAATGCGGCAATAGAACTGGTAACTGCACTTGTGGATGGAATTGGCATAGCTTTACCTCAGCTCATACCCGCAGCAGTTTCAGCGGTCACGAAGATTGTTCAAGGTTTGATTGAGAACCTGCCAATGCTGCTGGACGCGGCTTTGCAGTTGATAATAGGATTAGCCCAGGGATTAGTTGAAGCAATACCTCAGCTTGTTTCTGCCTTGCCTGCAATTATCGAAGCAGTGGTGGATTTTCTAATAGAATCCATTCCAGAGATTATCGATGCGGGTATTCAATTGTTGACCTCACTGGTTACAGCATTGCCTACCATCATTACGGCAGTTGTGGAAGCAATTCCACAAATCATAGACAGTATTATTAATGCAGTCATTGGATCGATTCCTATGATTATTGATGCAGGCATCCGGCTTCTGATATCGCTAATTCAGGCACTTCCTCAAATAATTACTACTGTTGTAGCCGCAATTCCAAAGATCATAACCTCACTGGTAAATGCCATTGTAGGTAATATCGATAAGATCATTCTAGCGGGTGTTCAGCTGTTTGTGGCATTGATTGCAAACCTGCCAAGGATAATTGTGGAGGTTGTTAAGGCAGTTCCGCAGATCATCTCAGGACTGGTCAGGGCCTTTACCGGTTATATAAGCTCAATGGCCCAAGTGGGTGGCAATCTGATTAAAGGATTGTGGAATGGTATTTCAGACGCGGGTGCATGGCTGTGGAGTAAAATCTCAGGATTTTTCGGTAATGTGGTATCGAAGATTAAGAACTTCTTCGGTATCAACTCTCCTTCAACCCTGTTTGCTGGAATTGGTCGCAATATGGGCGAAGGCATCGGTGTGGGCTTCGAGGATGCAATGACAGCAGTTTCAAGGGATATGCAAAATGCGGTACCTACAAACTTCGATTTGAATTATAGAGGATTATCCGGGCAAGGCAGCACCAACGGCACAAGTATCACACAAAATCTCTCGGTGGTGACACCAAGGGCTCTATCTGAAAAAGAACTGGCACGGGAGTTCAAAAACCTCTCCCGTAAGCTGGCACTTGAATTATAA
- a CDS encoding major tail protein, giving the protein MATIGLDRLYYSKITEDSSGVETYAVPSVLAKAITAELSVELIEAILYADDGAAEVVKDFNSGTLTLGVDDIGPTVAADLTGASTDDNGVLISASENVGTPVAVGFRAQKANGTYRYFWLYRVKFGLPATNLQTKADSITFSTPTIEGTVMRRNKLDGMGKHPWKAEVTEGDAGVSSATITGWFTQVYEPVYTPEP; this is encoded by the coding sequence ATGGCAACTATCGGTCTTGACAGACTGTACTATTCAAAGATAACCGAAGATTCTAGCGGAGTAGAAACCTATGCGGTACCTTCGGTGCTTGCTAAAGCTATTACCGCCGAGCTCTCGGTGGAACTGATCGAGGCGATTTTATATGCGGACGACGGTGCCGCAGAAGTTGTAAAAGACTTTAACAGCGGTACGCTCACCCTCGGCGTGGATGACATTGGACCAACTGTCGCGGCAGATCTAACCGGAGCATCCACCGATGACAACGGTGTGCTGATCTCCGCCAGCGAGAATGTGGGTACACCCGTTGCTGTGGGCTTTAGAGCGCAAAAGGCCAACGGCACATACCGGTACTTCTGGCTCTATCGCGTGAAGTTCGGCCTGCCCGCAACGAATCTGCAGACAAAGGCGGATTCCATCACATTCTCTACACCAACCATCGAAGGGACGGTCATGCGCCGTAACAAGCTGGATGGCATGGGTAAGCACCCATGGAAAGCAGAGGTTACCGAAGGCGATGCAGGCGTATCTTCTGCAACTATCACCGGTTGGTTCACTCAAGTTTACGAACCGGTCTACACGCCGGAACCTTAG
- a CDS encoding HK97 gp10 family phage protein, which yields MAKVTMKMPEDFLLKVSRLNDKTDEIIPRVLEAGGEVVLDKVKSNLNSAVGRDTKYPSRSTGELSAALGVSPALQDRDGNYNVKVGFSEPRRDGSSNAKIANIIEYGKSGQPAKPFLKPAKSTSRKPCIEAMKAKLDEEVNRI from the coding sequence GTGGCTAAAGTAACTATGAAAATGCCGGAGGACTTTCTTCTGAAGGTTTCCCGGCTAAACGATAAAACAGATGAAATCATCCCTCGTGTGCTTGAGGCTGGCGGTGAGGTTGTGCTTGATAAGGTAAAGTCTAATCTCAATTCAGCGGTTGGTCGTGACACAAAGTATCCTTCGCGTTCCACCGGCGAGCTTTCGGCAGCATTGGGGGTTTCACCCGCTTTACAGGATAGAGATGGCAACTACAACGTTAAAGTCGGCTTTTCCGAACCACGTCGTGATGGAAGCAGTAATGCAAAGATAGCCAATATCATCGAATACGGAAAGTCGGGTCAACCGGCAAAACCATTCTTAAAGCCCGCGAAAAGCACCAGTAGAAAGCCGTGCATCGAGGCGATGAAAGCAAAGCTGGATGAGGAGGTAAATAGGATATGA
- a CDS encoding head-tail adaptor protein, with protein sequence MSFGKMNTFIDIIERVTTKDSEGFSTEIDNIVASLKAYREGRHGTEMWANRAVFSEATDLFRFRCIPGVTVTTSKLIACEDGRFEITSVEDVKGREMYIEVLAKEVKPSG encoded by the coding sequence ATGAGCTTTGGAAAGATGAACACCTTTATAGATATAATTGAGAGAGTAACTACAAAAGACTCGGAGGGCTTCAGCACTGAGATTGACAATATTGTTGCTTCCCTCAAAGCATATCGGGAAGGTCGGCACGGCACCGAAATGTGGGCGAACAGAGCTGTATTTTCAGAAGCCACCGACCTTTTCCGTTTCCGCTGTATTCCCGGTGTCACTGTTACGACCTCAAAGCTTATTGCTTGTGAAGACGGACGGTTTGAAATCACCTCGGTGGAGGATGTCAAGGGTCGTGAAATGTACATTGAAGTACTCGCCAAGGAGGTGAAGCCCAGTGGCTAA
- a CDS encoding head-tail connector protein, with translation MTTDNLLPKVKANLILAHDADDGLLLHYIKAAVSYAESYQHVAEGYYTENTMPPTTEQAVIMLSSHFYESRDGSTAGFFADSVQAGQQVWNTVNLLLRLDRDWKV, from the coding sequence ATGACAACAGATAATCTTCTCCCTAAAGTAAAAGCGAACCTGATCCTGGCACATGATGCAGACGACGGCCTTCTGCTGCATTACATCAAAGCCGCCGTCTCCTACGCGGAGAGCTACCAACATGTCGCTGAGGGTTATTACACTGAAAACACTATGCCGCCCACTACTGAACAGGCAGTAATCATGCTGTCGAGTCATTTCTACGAAAGCAGAGATGGCTCGACGGCTGGTTTCTTTGCAGATAGTGTGCAGGCAGGTCAACAAGTTTGGAACACAGTGAACCTACTGCTTAGGCTCGACCGGGATTGGAAGGTGTAG
- a CDS encoding head fiber protein gives MSYNSKNYMEQGGEKWIIGGTLEVLPGASVTGLPAAENQADSTATDVAGLVTDFNALLTKLKAAGLMAADE, from the coding sequence ATGAGTTATAACTCAAAGAACTATATGGAACAGGGCGGCGAAAAGTGGATCATCGGTGGCACACTGGAAGTCCTACCGGGAGCCTCGGTAACGGGGCTTCCTGCTGCAGAGAATCAGGCGGATAGCACGGCCACCGATGTCGCTGGTCTGGTCACGGACTTCAATGCTCTTCTCACAAAGCTAAAAGCAGCGGGTTTGATGGCGGCAGACGAATAA
- a CDS encoding phage major capsid protein, translated as MSKILELREKRAKAWDAAKAFLDTKRGGDGLLSAEDTTTYEKMENDVVALGKEIERLERQASIDLELSKATSNPITNAPSKGAEEKTGRASAEYRKAFWNAMRTRAGEGLDVNVRNALQIGTDTEGGYLVPDEFERTLVEALEDENIFRSLANVITTSSGDRKIPVVATKGTASWVDEEGTITESDDSFGQVSIGAYKLATLIKVSEELLNDSVFNLEAYISKEFARRIGNKEEEAFFTGDGSGKPTGILAATGGAQIGVTTAGATAITMDEVLDLFYSLKAPYRNRAVFVMNDATVKAIRKLKDGQGQYLWQPSLQAGTPDTIMNRPLYTSAYVPTIAATAKSIVFGDFSYYWVADRQGRMFKRLNELYAVTGQVGFVATQRVDGKLILPEAIKVLQQHA; from the coding sequence ATGAGTAAGATTCTTGAATTGCGCGAAAAGCGCGCTAAGGCTTGGGATGCGGCAAAGGCATTCCTTGATACGAAACGTGGTGGTGACGGGCTTTTGTCCGCTGAGGATACCACTACTTATGAGAAGATGGAAAACGACGTCGTGGCATTAGGTAAAGAAATTGAGCGCCTCGAGCGTCAGGCCTCTATCGACTTGGAACTCTCTAAAGCTACTAGCAATCCCATTACAAACGCTCCATCCAAAGGAGCTGAAGAAAAGACCGGTCGAGCATCCGCCGAATACAGGAAAGCGTTCTGGAATGCTATGCGTACTCGTGCAGGTGAAGGACTTGATGTAAACGTAAGAAATGCCCTGCAAATAGGTACAGACACCGAGGGTGGTTATCTCGTACCTGACGAGTTTGAGCGTACGCTGGTGGAGGCCCTCGAGGATGAGAACATCTTCCGTTCACTGGCCAATGTTATCACCACATCTTCCGGTGATAGGAAGATTCCAGTCGTAGCTACCAAAGGTACTGCTTCTTGGGTCGATGAGGAAGGTACTATTACAGAGAGCGACGACAGCTTCGGTCAGGTGTCAATCGGTGCCTACAAACTTGCAACCTTGATCAAAGTCTCCGAGGAGTTGCTGAACGATTCTGTGTTCAACCTCGAAGCCTACATCTCTAAAGAGTTCGCAAGGCGTATCGGCAATAAAGAAGAGGAAGCTTTCTTCACCGGCGATGGCTCCGGTAAACCGACTGGCATCCTTGCCGCTACAGGTGGTGCCCAAATCGGTGTAACTACAGCAGGTGCTACAGCAATCACCATGGATGAGGTGCTCGATCTGTTCTACTCACTTAAGGCTCCTTACCGTAACAGGGCTGTATTCGTTATGAACGATGCTACTGTAAAGGCAATACGTAAACTAAAGGACGGTCAAGGCCAGTACCTTTGGCAGCCTTCACTTCAGGCAGGTACGCCTGATACCATCATGAACCGCCCTCTGTACACCTCGGCATATGTGCCAACTATTGCTGCGACTGCCAAGAGCATCGTGTTTGGTGACTTCAGCTATTACTGGGTAGCCGACCGTCAGGGACGTATGTTTAAGAGATTAAACGAGCTTTATGCAGTCACCGGGCAAGTAGGTTTCGTAGCTACCCAGCGTGTAGACGGTAAGCTGATCCTGCCGGAGGCTATCAAGGTTCTCCAGCAGCACGCATAA
- a CDS encoding head maturation protease, ClpP-related produces MRKFWNWVRDEATEERTLYLNGEISDETWWGDEVTPKLFKDELMAGSGNVTVWINSPGGDVFAAAQIYNMLMEYTGKVTVKIDGLAASAASVIAMAGGDVYMSPVSMLMIHNPSTIAIGDSEEMLRAKALLDEVKESIINAYELKSGLSRAKLSHLMDAETWMNANKAIELGFADKIMFTEGEDRIPLDTGQGLIFSRAAVCNSLLGKIPKKSKPKTGTPIESLEKRLSLISH; encoded by the coding sequence ATGAGAAAATTCTGGAACTGGGTGCGAGATGAAGCCACCGAAGAGCGCACCCTCTACCTCAACGGAGAAATCTCCGACGAGACCTGGTGGGGCGATGAAGTAACACCAAAGCTATTCAAGGATGAATTGATGGCTGGCTCCGGCAATGTTACGGTGTGGATCAACTCGCCCGGTGGTGATGTATTCGCTGCTGCGCAGATCTATAACATGCTAATGGAGTATACCGGAAAAGTCACCGTGAAGATCGACGGATTGGCAGCAAGTGCGGCATCAGTTATTGCTATGGCAGGTGGCGATGTATATATGTCGCCGGTTTCCATGCTGATGATCCATAATCCTTCGACCATCGCAATCGGCGACAGCGAGGAGATGCTCCGCGCCAAAGCTTTGTTGGATGAGGTCAAGGAAAGCATCATCAACGCATATGAACTGAAATCCGGACTATCCCGCGCAAAGCTATCGCATCTCATGGATGCGGAGACTTGGATGAATGCGAACAAAGCCATTGAGCTTGGCTTCGCTGACAAAATCATGTTCACGGAAGGTGAAGATCGTATCCCTCTTGATACAGGGCAAGGACTTATATTCTCCCGTGCAGCTGTGTGCAACTCCCTACTTGGGAAAATACCCAAAAAATCAAAACCGAAAACAGGTACCCCGATAGAGTCGCTGGAAAAGCGGCTTTCTTTAATTTCACACTAA
- a CDS encoding phage portal protein: MSIFSGLLRSRDKPQNRVGSAFSFLFGGTSSGKTVNERTAMQTTAVYACVRILAEAIAGLPLHVYRYRLDGGKERIAQHPLYYLLHNEPNPEMTSFVFRETLMSHLLIWGNAYAQIVRNGRGQAVALYPLLPNKMEVGRAQNGELVYTYYRDVDESGLKPKGGYVTLRKDEVLHIPGLGFDGLIGYSPIAMAKNAIGMSLATEEYGAAFFANGANPGGVLEHPGVIKDIQRVKDSWNSAYQGSGNAHRVAVLEEGMKFQAIGIPPEQAQFLETRKFQINEIARIFRVPPHMVGDLEKSSFSNIEQQSLEFVKYTLDPWVVRWEQSLQQSLILPSEKTSLFIKFNLDGLLRGDYQSRMNGYSVGRQNGWMSANDIRELEDMNRIPAEEGGDLYLVNGNMLPLSQAGNFYEKEANGQ; the protein is encoded by the coding sequence ATGAGTATATTTTCAGGGCTGCTTCGTTCCCGCGACAAACCCCAAAACCGTGTGGGTAGCGCGTTTTCATTCTTGTTTGGCGGCACCAGCAGTGGCAAAACAGTAAACGAGCGAACGGCTATGCAGACCACTGCGGTTTATGCCTGCGTAAGAATATTGGCCGAAGCAATCGCTGGACTGCCTTTACATGTATACAGATACCGCTTGGATGGTGGGAAGGAACGCATCGCACAGCACCCACTGTACTATCTTCTTCATAACGAACCTAACCCTGAGATGACTTCATTCGTGTTTCGAGAAACACTGATGAGTCATCTTTTAATTTGGGGCAATGCTTACGCGCAGATTGTCCGAAACGGTCGCGGTCAGGCTGTTGCGCTTTACCCACTGTTACCAAACAAGATGGAAGTCGGCCGTGCTCAAAACGGCGAGCTGGTTTACACCTATTACCGTGATGTTGACGAAAGCGGACTAAAGCCTAAAGGCGGCTATGTTACGCTCCGCAAGGATGAGGTGCTCCACATACCTGGTCTTGGTTTTGATGGACTTATTGGCTACAGCCCCATAGCAATGGCCAAGAACGCCATCGGCATGTCACTTGCCACTGAGGAATACGGTGCTGCGTTCTTCGCTAACGGTGCAAATCCCGGCGGCGTATTGGAGCATCCCGGTGTAATCAAGGATATTCAGCGAGTCAAAGATAGCTGGAACAGCGCTTATCAAGGAAGCGGTAACGCTCATAGGGTTGCCGTACTGGAAGAAGGCATGAAGTTTCAGGCAATTGGCATTCCACCGGAGCAGGCGCAATTTCTGGAAACACGTAAATTCCAAATTAACGAGATCGCACGTATCTTCCGTGTGCCGCCACACATGGTGGGTGATCTAGAGAAATCCAGCTTCTCCAACATCGAGCAACAATCGCTGGAGTTCGTAAAATACACACTCGATCCGTGGGTAGTTCGCTGGGAGCAGAGCCTTCAGCAATCGTTAATTCTGCCTTCAGAGAAAACGTCGCTGTTCATCAAGTTTAACCTGGATGGATTGCTTCGAGGCGACTACCAAAGTCGCATGAACGGTTATTCAGTCGGAAGGCAAAACGGATGGATGTCTGCTAACGACATCCGTGAACTGGAGGATATGAACCGCATCCCAGCTGAGGAAGGCGGTGATTTGTATCTTGTGAACGGCAATATGCTCCCGCTCTCACAGGCGGGCAATTTTTATGAAAAGGAGGCTAATGGCCAATGA
- a CDS encoding terminase large subunit produces MRKLKKYTPTRFKSADSIYDKSSADYAVAFIEALSHTKGTWAGKPFELIDWQERIIRDVFGTLKPNGYRQFNTAYVEIPKKMGKSELAAAVALLLTCGDNEERAEVYGCAADRNQASIVFNVAADMVRMCPALSKRVKILDSMKRLIYQPTGSIYQVLSADVGNKHGFNTHGVVFDELHTQPNRKLYDVMTKGSGDARMQPLYFLITTAGDNHNSICWEVHQKALDIINGRKNDPTFYPVIYGADPEDDWTDPKVWKKANPSLGITVSMDKVKAAFESARQNPAEENSFRQLRLNQWVKQAVRWMPMDKWDACAFTVDTEALTGRVCYGGLDLSSSTDITAFVLVFPPLDEDDKFMVMPFFWIPEDNIDLRVRRDHVNYDVWKKQGFLKTTEGNVVHYGFIESFIEELGTKYNIREIAFDRWGAVQMTQNLENLGFTVVPFGQGFKDMSPPTKELMKLTLEQKIAHGGHPVLRWMMDNIFVRTDPAGNIKADKEKSTEKIDGAVATIMALDRAIRCGNGSGGESVYNERGLLIL; encoded by the coding sequence ATACGAAAACTCAAGAAATATACACCAACCCGGTTTAAGTCGGCTGATTCTATCTATGATAAATCCTCCGCCGATTATGCTGTTGCTTTTATCGAAGCCCTCTCACATACCAAAGGTACGTGGGCGGGAAAGCCTTTTGAACTAATCGATTGGCAGGAGAGGATAATTCGTGATGTATTTGGAACTCTGAAGCCGAACGGCTACCGGCAGTTCAACACAGCTTATGTAGAAATACCGAAGAAGATGGGAAAAAGTGAGCTAGCGGCGGCTGTTGCCCTGTTGCTCACCTGCGGAGATAATGAGGAACGCGCTGAGGTTTACGGATGCGCTGCCGACCGCAACCAGGCATCAATTGTTTTTAACGTGGCAGCAGATATGGTGCGGATGTGTCCGGCTCTATCCAAACGAGTGAAAATCCTCGACTCTATGAAGCGACTCATCTATCAGCCGACAGGCAGTATTTATCAGGTGCTTTCAGCTGATGTTGGAAACAAGCATGGCTTTAACACCCACGGTGTGGTGTTTGACGAGCTTCATACCCAGCCAAACAGAAAATTGTACGACGTTATGACCAAGGGCAGTGGTGATGCAAGAATGCAGCCGCTGTATTTCCTTATAACTACTGCTGGCGACAACCACAACAGTATCTGCTGGGAGGTACACCAGAAGGCCCTTGATATTATAAATGGCAGAAAAAATGATCCCACCTTTTATCCCGTTATATATGGGGCCGATCCTGAAGATGACTGGACAGATCCAAAAGTGTGGAAGAAAGCAAATCCATCTTTGGGAATCACCGTCAGCATGGATAAGGTTAAAGCAGCATTTGAATCAGCAAGGCAAAACCCGGCTGAAGAGAACAGCTTCCGACAGCTTCGTCTCAATCAATGGGTAAAGCAGGCTGTGCGCTGGATGCCAATGGACAAATGGGATGCCTGTGCTTTTACCGTTGACACAGAAGCTCTAACAGGGCGCGTCTGCTATGGTGGGCTTGACCTCTCCTCATCGACCGATATTACGGCTTTCGTGCTGGTCTTTCCGCCATTGGATGAGGATGATAAATTTATGGTTATGCCGTTCTTCTGGATACCAGAGGACAATATCGATTTGCGTGTTCGGCGTGACCATGTAAATTACGATGTATGGAAAAAGCAAGGGTTTCTTAAAACCACGGAGGGCAACGTGGTCCATTATGGCTTTATAGAAAGCTTTATAGAAGAGCTTGGTACAAAATATAACATTCGAGAAATCGCCTTTGACCGTTGGGGTGCTGTGCAAATGACGCAGAATCTTGAAAACCTCGGCTTTACGGTTGTTCCATTCGGCCAAGGCTTTAAAGATATGTCTCCACCGACCAAAGAACTGATGAAACTGACCTTGGAACAGAAAATAGCTCACGGAGGTCATCCGGTCCTTCGGTGGATGATGGACAACATATTTGTCCGGACCGACCCTGCCGGAAATATAAAGGCGGATAAGGAAAAGTCGACTGAGAAAATCGACGGCGCGGTAGCAACCATCATGGCACTAGACCGCGCCATCCGATGTGGTAACGGCAGTGGCGGAGAATCGGTGTACAACGAAAGGGGGTTATTAATATTATGA
- a CDS encoding DUF5049 domain-containing protein, which translates to MDKKIKEQILAIRATGETNMFDVPKVKEIAMREGYAELLVYLADNTGAYARFILTGEEK; encoded by the coding sequence ATGGATAAGAAGATAAAGGAACAGATTCTCGCCATCCGCGCAACAGGTGAAACGAACATGTTTGATGTGCCGAAGGTGAAGGAAATCGCTATGAGAGAGGGATACGCTGAGTTGCTTGTTTACCTCGCGGATAACACTGGTGCATATGCCCGTTTTATTCTGACGGGCGAAGAGAAATAA
- a CDS encoding gamma-glutamylcyclotransferase family protein, whose protein sequence is MNKTFYLAYGSNLNLEQMAHRCPTAKPVGPVVLKDYQLLFRGAHGGSVATVEPFKGKTVPCLLWEITPADEAALDRYEGFPFLYRKETVKVKLGKKNVETMVYIMNEGRPLGTPSCYYYSVILDGYKTADFDIGILKQAVEDSKEVENG, encoded by the coding sequence ATGAATAAAACATTCTATCTCGCCTATGGCTCAAATCTTAACCTTGAGCAAATGGCGCACCGTTGCCCCACAGCAAAACCTGTCGGGCCGGTAGTTTTGAAGGACTACCAGTTATTGTTTCGAGGGGCACATGGCGGCTCTGTGGCGACCGTGGAACCTTTTAAGGGCAAGACAGTGCCATGCCTGCTGTGGGAGATTACCCCGGCTGACGAAGCTGCACTCGATCGCTACGAGGGTTTTCCGTTCCTCTACCGAAAGGAAACAGTCAAAGTCAAACTTGGCAAAAAGAACGTAGAAACTATGGTGTACATCATGAATGAAGGTCGACCACTCGGCACTCCAAGCTGCTATTATTACAGCGTTATCTTAGATGGCTACAAGACTGCAGACTTCGATATCGGTATTCTAAAACAGGCTGTGGAGGATTCTAAGGAGGTCGAAAATGGATAA